The proteins below are encoded in one region of Planctopirus limnophila DSM 3776:
- a CDS encoding sigma-54-dependent transcriptional regulator, giving the protein MNPDIIPFPRRVAAPVDSSISVLVVTNDPSIGDRLAADVQTAGFHLKRCATVDAAVQILSTVPSDICIVGPLGLQDSVAQLAGQISQRGWATQLLQVASHPGEFAQHSTVAGVEHLTWPVNSTVFYQLVSGAAQRGRLSSENRRLKRQISNRNLRDMVGHSPAMQTFRQQIQHAAEQAGSVLIVAEPGAGATIAAQSIHEASRRGSRPFIRVDCHVLSVEALEVELFGAPCPPQEDGRQHLPGRIHQAEGGTIYLDGIDNLAIPAQRRLLNLVRQQRREHPITGEPIRADVRIMASTSIRLTQLVSRNLFRADLAEALQDYVVEVPALRERPEDIATLAEHFLHRVSVREGRPPRMLTVEALDRLRQWKWPGNIRELENVIDRACSIDCSHKLTAEMIEPWIQKPLAQEEEDIVPGLTLAEMERKLIESTFTRFEGNREKTARALQIGIRTLSGKLREYGYPPRGGPGSNRIAAPAETVETVEPMISTFETRAA; this is encoded by the coding sequence ATGAATCCCGACATCATTCCATTCCCACGACGTGTGGCTGCTCCTGTCGACAGCTCGATCAGCGTGCTGGTCGTAACGAATGATCCTTCGATCGGCGACCGTCTCGCGGCCGACGTTCAAACAGCAGGCTTCCACCTGAAGCGCTGTGCGACCGTCGATGCAGCCGTGCAGATTCTGTCGACTGTCCCTTCGGACATCTGTATCGTCGGACCACTTGGCCTTCAGGATTCTGTTGCCCAACTGGCTGGCCAGATCTCTCAGCGAGGCTGGGCAACTCAGTTGCTCCAGGTGGCTTCTCACCCCGGCGAGTTTGCACAGCACTCCACAGTCGCTGGTGTTGAACACCTGACCTGGCCTGTCAACTCGACAGTCTTCTATCAGCTTGTTTCGGGTGCTGCCCAGCGTGGCCGCCTCAGTTCAGAAAACCGCCGGTTGAAGCGTCAGATCTCCAATCGAAATCTGCGGGATATGGTGGGCCACAGCCCTGCCATGCAGACCTTCCGCCAGCAGATTCAGCATGCCGCCGAGCAGGCGGGTTCAGTACTGATTGTGGCTGAACCTGGTGCCGGTGCAACGATTGCTGCTCAATCGATTCATGAAGCCAGCCGTCGTGGTTCCCGCCCCTTCATTCGTGTCGATTGCCATGTCCTTTCCGTCGAAGCTCTCGAAGTGGAACTCTTCGGTGCACCCTGCCCACCACAAGAAGATGGTCGCCAGCACCTGCCGGGCCGCATTCATCAGGCCGAAGGCGGGACAATTTACCTCGACGGGATTGATAACCTTGCCATACCTGCTCAGCGACGATTGCTGAACCTCGTACGCCAGCAAAGACGCGAGCACCCGATCACTGGCGAACCCATTCGGGCCGATGTGCGGATCATGGCCTCGACTTCCATCCGGTTGACACAACTCGTCAGCCGCAATCTCTTCCGGGCTGATCTGGCGGAAGCTCTGCAGGATTATGTTGTCGAAGTTCCCGCTCTGCGTGAACGACCCGAAGATATTGCCACACTCGCTGAACACTTCCTGCATCGTGTTTCGGTTCGCGAAGGCCGTCCCCCACGCATGCTGACTGTCGAAGCTCTCGATCGATTGCGTCAGTGGAAGTGGCCCGGCAACATCCGTGAACTCGAAAACGTGATTGACCGAGCCTGTTCAATCGACTGCAGCCACAAGCTCACTGCTGAAATGATCGAGCCCTGGATTCAAAAACCACTGGCCCAGGAAGAAGAAGATATCGTGCCCGGCCTGACTCTGGCCGAAATGGAACGCAAGCTCATCGAATCGACCTTCACCCGCTTTGAAGGAAATCGCGAAAAGACAGCTCGTGCTCTCCAGATCGGCATTCGCACACTCTCAGGCAAGCTCCGCGAGTATGGCTACCCACCACGAGGAGGGCCCGGCTCAAACCGCATTGCAGCACCGGCAGAGACAGTCGAAACTGTCGAGCCGATGATCAGCACGTTCGAAACCCGTGCTGCCTGA
- the flgB gene encoding flagellar basal body rod protein FlgB — MFNHLLTSQTSNLLKQTAKFAELRQDVLAGNVANIDTPGYRMRDLPVADFQNALKKAYESQTAQPASLHPPLANPENPLTDLISPSATSVHTTNFFPESLFQASEKKTQPGITFQDANNRSIEQQMTQISKNSMLQSFATELLNLQYNQLQSVISEQV; from the coding sequence ATGTTCAATCACCTGCTCACATCACAAACGTCAAACCTGCTCAAACAAACAGCCAAGTTTGCAGAACTCAGGCAGGATGTCCTCGCAGGAAACGTGGCCAATATCGATACTCCCGGCTATCGCATGCGCGACCTGCCTGTAGCCGACTTTCAGAATGCACTCAAAAAAGCTTATGAATCACAGACAGCACAGCCAGCCAGTCTGCATCCGCCTTTAGCAAATCCTGAAAATCCTTTAACCGATCTCATCTCACCTTCAGCCACATCAGTTCACACGACAAACTTCTTTCCTGAGTCTCTCTTCCAGGCCAGCGAAAAGAAAACCCAGCCGGGTATTACCTTTCAGGATGCGAACAATCGCAGCATCGAACAGCAGATGACACAGATCTCCAAGAACTCGATGTTGCAAAGTTTTGCGACTGAATTATTGAATCTGCAGTATAACCAGCTTCAATCAGTCATCAGCGAACAGGTCTAA
- a CDS encoding type III pantothenate kinase: MTQTWSLAIDSGNSRVKFGLFRDQSHAQFEEPIEFLALDLQSPLPVEILKQWCRRALASGANKLQSIAGGSNPRALDCLLAAWPEVAMSSDDAAEQSFWPRPHVLRSGLDLPIVIDVDAPERVGLDRLFNAVAGNTIRLPDQPAILVDAGTATTIDWVDATGRFCGGAILPGIELGARALHQYTALLPLISRQELSAPHPHVIGRNTRAAMSSGLFWGHVGAIREISTRLSAHTQPPVLLLTGGSAGILAGEFPQARLVPALGLWGMILSMPVES; this comes from the coding sequence ATGACGCAGACCTGGTCTCTGGCGATTGACTCGGGAAACAGCCGGGTTAAATTTGGGCTCTTTCGCGATCAAAGCCATGCTCAATTCGAAGAACCGATCGAATTTCTGGCGCTCGATCTGCAATCTCCCCTGCCGGTCGAGATCCTGAAACAATGGTGCCGGAGGGCTTTGGCCTCGGGTGCCAATAAGCTGCAATCGATTGCTGGTGGATCCAATCCAAGAGCACTCGATTGTTTGCTGGCTGCCTGGCCAGAAGTTGCCATGAGTTCTGATGATGCAGCGGAACAGAGCTTCTGGCCACGCCCCCACGTGCTGAGGAGTGGCCTGGATTTGCCGATCGTGATTGATGTGGATGCCCCCGAACGTGTGGGTCTGGATCGACTTTTTAACGCAGTGGCGGGGAATACGATTCGCTTACCCGATCAACCGGCCATTCTGGTCGATGCAGGGACAGCGACCACGATTGACTGGGTCGATGCGACGGGCCGGTTCTGTGGAGGTGCGATACTTCCCGGGATTGAGCTGGGGGCCCGCGCTCTGCATCAATACACGGCGTTACTGCCACTGATCAGCCGGCAGGAACTGAGTGCTCCTCATCCTCATGTGATTGGCCGGAATACCCGTGCCGCCATGTCAAGCGGACTCTTCTGGGGGCATGTGGGAGCGATCCGCGAGATTTCGACCCGACTATCGGCCCACACTCAGCCCCCCGTCCTGCTGTTGACCGGTGGAAGTGCAGGAATTCTGGCGGGTGAATTCCCACAAGCGCGCCTGGTTCCTGCCTTAGGACTCTGGGGCATGATCCTTTCGATGCCCGTAGAGTCGTGA
- a CDS encoding sulfatase produces the protein MVLRNGFHFSSICLVGICLAGISSICDLAQGAEPTQTSRKPNVIIFYADDLGWGETGIQGNPQIPTPHIDSIAKNGVRCTQGFVAATYCSPSRAGLLTGRYPTRFGHEFNRIANVSGLDLQETTLADRLHGLGYKTACVGKWHLGDGPEYRPTKRGFDEFFGTLANTPFFHPTKFVDSRVSNDVAEVSDENFYTTDEYAKRSVEWIGQQQQSPWFLYLPFNAQHAPLQAPQKYLDRFESIADPKRKLFAAMMSAMDDAIGQVLGKVRELGQEENTLVFFISDNGGPTQGTTSQNGPLRGFKMTTFEGGTRVPFLVQWKGKLPAGKTYDNPVINLDVLPTVLTAAGSKIDPAWKLDGVDLVPYFTSSIANKPHETLYWRFGEQWAVRQGDWKLVVARGGSGQPELYDLASDIAESKNLASENPAKVKELQALWDQWSHEQAAPKVVDQPNNAKKAGNKKGAKKKAAAGSAT, from the coding sequence ATGGTTCTGCGTAACGGCTTCCATTTCTCTTCGATCTGTCTCGTGGGGATCTGCCTGGCAGGAATTTCTTCGATCTGCGATCTGGCACAAGGGGCTGAGCCAACTCAGACCTCCCGGAAGCCGAATGTCATCATCTTCTACGCGGATGACCTCGGATGGGGAGAAACCGGGATTCAAGGAAATCCACAGATTCCCACGCCTCACATCGATTCAATCGCCAAAAATGGGGTGCGATGCACTCAAGGCTTTGTCGCAGCGACCTACTGCAGTCCTTCGCGAGCCGGCTTGTTGACCGGCCGCTATCCCACACGCTTCGGCCATGAGTTTAATCGGATTGCCAATGTCTCTGGCCTCGATCTTCAGGAAACAACTCTGGCTGATCGCCTGCATGGCTTAGGCTACAAAACTGCCTGTGTCGGCAAATGGCACCTGGGAGACGGCCCGGAATATCGACCAACAAAACGAGGTTTTGACGAGTTCTTCGGCACACTCGCGAACACCCCGTTTTTTCATCCCACCAAGTTTGTCGATTCCCGAGTCTCGAATGATGTCGCAGAAGTCTCCGACGAAAACTTTTACACCACAGACGAATACGCCAAACGCTCAGTGGAGTGGATTGGACAGCAACAGCAGTCTCCCTGGTTTTTGTATCTTCCGTTCAATGCACAGCATGCTCCACTGCAGGCTCCACAGAAGTATCTGGATCGCTTTGAATCGATCGCAGATCCCAAGCGTAAGCTCTTCGCAGCCATGATGTCCGCCATGGATGACGCCATTGGTCAGGTGCTGGGCAAGGTGCGAGAACTCGGGCAGGAAGAAAACACACTGGTCTTCTTCATTTCCGACAATGGGGGCCCGACCCAAGGCACGACATCTCAGAATGGCCCCTTGCGCGGCTTCAAAATGACCACCTTCGAAGGGGGAACACGCGTGCCGTTCCTCGTTCAATGGAAAGGTAAGCTCCCCGCTGGAAAAACTTACGACAATCCTGTCATCAACCTGGATGTTCTGCCGACCGTGCTCACCGCAGCAGGGAGCAAAATCGATCCCGCCTGGAAGCTGGATGGTGTTGATCTGGTGCCTTATTTTACAAGTTCCATCGCAAACAAGCCCCACGAAACCTTGTACTGGCGATTTGGTGAGCAATGGGCTGTTCGCCAGGGCGATTGGAAGCTGGTTGTCGCCCGCGGAGGGAGTGGACAGCCCGAACTCTACGATCTGGCGAGTGATATTGCCGAGTCGAAAAATCTCGCTTCAGAAAACCCCGCCAAGGTCAAAGAATTGCAGGCACTATGGGATCAATGGAGTCACGAACAGGCTGCTCCCAAAGTTGTTGACCAGCCCAATAACGCCAAGAAGGCAGGAAACAAAAAAGGCGCCAAGAAGAAAGCCGCAGCCGGTTCCGCCACTTAG
- a CDS encoding EF-hand domain-containing protein, protein MPGSTTMTRVAENGLRWGCCLFFVASISWGNIAAAQDGEDRSARFWGMMDRDGDGVLSGEELDRVPGFLRGRLEESGVDLSRPVSREDFSGVMDQLRRQREESGGGFGGPPPGGFGGEGFGGRGSFGSRGGDDRSEGGRDRDRGSDRGKKTEVPKYDFPRTLPDDYKPLDLNADNQISFAEWPRSRRADFASYDHNGDGYITPAEIRLPAFVTKTADEIVSEAMAARIIGGTIGGSTVASNLSATSASSGATPGSEGRDRGSRDRGGRGGPPQAGSSSGEDAIAVEAKGYFDRLDTNKNGSVDPDEWSVSKRLKPLFEKVGADLTKSLTLEEFTVSYRKTK, encoded by the coding sequence ATGCCCGGTTCCACCACAATGACCAGAGTTGCTGAAAACGGCCTTCGATGGGGCTGCTGTCTATTCTTTGTGGCCTCGATTTCCTGGGGAAACATCGCTGCGGCACAGGATGGCGAAGACCGCTCGGCCCGGTTCTGGGGCATGATGGATCGCGATGGGGATGGTGTGCTCTCTGGCGAGGAACTCGATCGAGTGCCCGGCTTTCTGCGTGGTCGCCTCGAAGAAAGTGGCGTTGATCTTTCACGTCCTGTCAGTCGGGAAGACTTTTCAGGAGTCATGGATCAACTCCGTCGGCAACGCGAAGAATCCGGTGGTGGATTCGGCGGCCCCCCACCCGGCGGATTCGGCGGAGAAGGCTTTGGCGGTCGTGGCAGTTTTGGTAGCCGCGGCGGTGATGATCGCAGTGAAGGTGGTCGCGACAGAGATCGTGGAAGTGATCGCGGCAAGAAAACGGAAGTTCCCAAGTACGATTTTCCCCGCACTTTGCCCGATGATTACAAGCCTCTCGATCTCAACGCAGATAATCAGATTTCGTTTGCCGAGTGGCCCCGCTCCCGCAGGGCAGATTTCGCTTCCTATGACCATAACGGCGATGGGTACATCACTCCTGCCGAGATTCGCCTTCCCGCCTTTGTAACGAAAACCGCAGACGAAATTGTCAGCGAAGCGATGGCTGCCCGAATCATCGGTGGCACTATCGGCGGATCAACCGTCGCGAGCAATCTCTCGGCCACATCGGCAAGTTCAGGAGCGACACCCGGAAGTGAGGGGCGCGACCGTGGTTCTCGTGATCGAGGCGGACGAGGAGGCCCTCCTCAGGCCGGAAGTTCATCAGGTGAAGACGCCATTGCCGTCGAAGCCAAAGGCTACTTTGACAGGCTCGACACCAACAAAAATGGCTCCGTCGATCCCGATGAGTGGAGTGTCAGTAAACGTCTGAAGCCACTGTTCGAAAAAGTGGGGGCTGATCTCACAAAATCACTCACTCTGGAAGAGTTTACGGTCAGTTATCGCAAGACCAAGTAG
- a CDS encoding CinA family protein, which translates to MPTPLEQAAARLAGKLADSKQRLILAESCTAGLVSATLAQTPGISTWLCGSAVVYQEQTKTTWLGVSAATLAQYTAVSREVAQEMAAGVLQLTPHADIAAAITGHLGPHAPIPQDGEVHAAIVFRDSNHLSKSTCWHLPSQVPAEISETLRVWRQHEVARLFIDFVTEQIPGPSQNPVQNN; encoded by the coding sequence ATGCCCACACCTCTCGAACAGGCAGCAGCCAGGCTGGCGGGCAAACTGGCCGATAGCAAACAGAGGTTAATCCTTGCCGAAAGCTGTACGGCTGGATTGGTCAGCGCCACCTTGGCACAGACTCCCGGCATCAGTACCTGGCTCTGTGGATCTGCCGTCGTTTATCAGGAACAGACCAAAACCACCTGGCTGGGAGTCTCGGCAGCAACTCTGGCCCAGTACACAGCCGTCAGTCGTGAAGTGGCTCAAGAGATGGCTGCTGGTGTGCTGCAGTTGACCCCTCACGCGGATATCGCTGCCGCCATTACAGGTCATCTGGGGCCCCATGCACCAATCCCACAGGATGGTGAAGTCCATGCAGCGATCGTTTTTCGAGACTCAAATCATCTCTCGAAAAGCACTTGCTGGCATTTACCGTCTCAAGTTCCAGCGGAAATTTCTGAAACACTGCGCGTCTGGCGGCAACACGAAGTCGCACGCCTGTTCATTGACTTTGTGACAGAACAGATCCCTGGCCCCAGCCAGAATCCCGTACAAAATAATTGA
- a CDS encoding DUF3467 domain-containing protein, with product MADGQSATGSNGNSTLNVAQPQIQEPADLKPLYSNFARVAGTPEEVVVDFGLDPMPFSNSARQIKISERVVMNYYTAKRLWAALGASLQRFEQAFGPLEIDVSKRAKQLPEANRNS from the coding sequence ATGGCCGATGGACAATCTGCGACTGGTTCGAATGGAAACAGCACTCTGAACGTGGCACAGCCGCAAATTCAGGAACCTGCCGATCTCAAACCGCTCTACTCAAATTTCGCACGTGTCGCAGGGACACCCGAAGAAGTTGTCGTCGATTTCGGGCTGGATCCCATGCCGTTTTCAAATTCGGCTCGTCAGATCAAAATCTCCGAGCGAGTCGTCATGAACTATTACACCGCCAAGCGGCTGTGGGCGGCTTTGGGTGCCTCTTTGCAGCGATTCGAGCAGGCTTTTGGCCCACTGGAAATTGATGTTTCCAAACGTGCCAAACAGCTTCCCGAAGCGAATCGAAATAGCTGA